A single region of the Gemella sp. zg-570 genome encodes:
- a CDS encoding DUF2800 domain-containing protein, translating into MTEKHAVLSPSSAHRWITCPGLPQLEKFFANKTSEVAHEGTLAHAVAENKLRKALGMKYKMIQVSDIDMDAYTDDYVAYILQELENIKQSTKDPVVLVEERLDFSNYVPEGFGTGDCLIIADEKLYIIDFKYGKSVQVDAKDNPQMMLYALGALNLYDALYDIKEVTMTIFQPRKFHISRDTKSVDDLLHWANTELKEKAELAFKGEGTIEYGPWLQFSNCNAVLRVRKDYHDKLKQFQLASPHLLTDAEIEEVLEHVDDLVKWATEIKEYATKVAIETDKEWSGYKLVEGRSIRKFKDEEQVAKIAQENGYTNIYRQSLITLTDMQKLMGRDKFNELLGNYIYKPQGKPTLVPITDKRKTFIMHNAKQEFKEEK; encoded by the coding sequence ATGACTGAAAAACATGCGGTTTTAAGTCCATCGTCAGCACATCGATGGATTACATGTCCAGGACTTCCACAATTAGAAAAATTTTTTGCAAACAAGACAAGTGAAGTAGCACATGAGGGAACACTCGCACATGCTGTAGCAGAAAACAAATTAAGAAAAGCACTCGGTATGAAATATAAGATGATTCAAGTATCCGACATAGATATGGACGCATATACAGATGATTATGTAGCCTATATCTTGCAGGAACTGGAAAATATCAAGCAGTCAACAAAAGACCCCGTAGTCTTGGTTGAAGAACGTTTAGATTTTTCAAACTATGTACCCGAAGGTTTTGGTACCGGTGATTGTCTGATTATCGCAGATGAAAAACTCTATATTATTGATTTTAAATATGGAAAATCTGTACAAGTTGATGCAAAAGATAATCCACAAATGATGTTGTATGCTCTAGGCGCTTTAAATCTCTATGATGCACTATACGACATTAAGGAAGTCACGATGACCATCTTCCAACCGCGAAAGTTTCATATTTCAAGGGATACGAAATCAGTAGACGATTTGTTACATTGGGCGAATACAGAGTTAAAAGAAAAGGCTGAATTAGCTTTTAAAGGTGAAGGAACGATTGAGTATGGACCTTGGCTACAATTTAGTAACTGTAATGCCGTACTAAGAGTTAGGAAAGACTATCATGATAAACTCAAACAATTTCAACTAGCGTCGCCACATTTATTAACCGATGCAGAAATAGAAGAAGTGCTAGAACACGTAGATGACTTAGTTAAATGGGCAACGGAGATAAAAGAATATGCAACGAAAGTCGCAATAGAAACTGATAAAGAGTGGTCTGGTTACAAGTTAGTAGAAGGACGTTCAATTCGTAAATTTAAAGATGAAGAACAAGTCGCAAAAATAGCACAAGAAAATGGTTATACGAACATTTATCGTCAAAGTCTAATTACACTGACGGATATGCAAAAGTTGATGGGACGAGATAAGTTCAATGAGTTATTAGGAAATTACATTTATAAACCACAAGGTAAGCCTACTCTTGTGCCAATAACAGATAAAAGAAAAACATTCATTATGCATAATGCAAAACAAGAATTTAAGGAGGAAAAGTAA
- a CDS encoding ABC-three component system middle component 2 — protein MNKIFNTPTEFSLRTLLMLSVQTSPISLERIYLYDFMVCFSKIFNIALHNLHGNSSLAFSQLSLRRTFTKKGLQILIQKGLITATSTEHGFVYAINNNGINIVNSIESEYKNEYIILAEKIYKNFHHKNDIELQQLVSKKSIKLEGGIL, from the coding sequence ATGAATAAAATATTTAATACTCCTACAGAATTCAGTCTACGCACATTATTGATGCTATCTGTTCAAACCTCTCCTATTTCGTTAGAACGGATATATCTTTATGATTTTATGGTTTGTTTTTCAAAAATATTCAATATTGCACTTCATAATTTACATGGTAATTCTTCACTAGCATTTAGTCAATTATCATTAAGAAGAACTTTTACAAAAAAAGGATTACAAATCTTGATACAAAAAGGATTAATAACAGCTACATCGACTGAACATGGATTCGTCTACGCCATTAATAATAACGGAATTAACATTGTAAACTCAATTGAATCAGAATATAAAAATGAATACATTATCTTAGCTGAAAAAATTTATAAAAACTTTCATCACAAAAATGATATTGAGTTACAACAATTAGTTAGCAAAAAATCTATAAAATTGGAAGGAGGTATACTTTAG
- a CDS encoding ABC-three component system protein, translating to MTKNVPYLTGGIFFSLLLPARKPRQKARDKLKGGTDNLREIDLMHALNYVLTGDDTSHMGNTIKKATSNYKQCSDFKSVYIELDNFQNVSTFASNKNNLEILSRISRLINNYLGTDKRKWLTKVLLETIILDIEISDTEHFDIDINQEIEKKNFPQIEHVCLPIFLFSILLFILKNRTDNSLGRPTFLSWHSKSSQGIWKFNNDALGNRFNSIQLTDLSEDDINNMFNSSSSQMNVVASTKPIDDEYIQNTLEENKQNTPQVTNNFFNASNGGVINLEINNLEISNNKPLVPIAQARYNKYKNTITISGVDISIPISISPDANISSEDEKYVQALYELYSEITNIDITSSNINSLLPNLKNHYETQNKSYFALEQKQRAIRDVFDDGEYQMEILKEDAFSGIEMTYLNHYTTGLERLNAILEKITTITLDNSTLKNIIGLIGNLEKRGICHVLVNDNVIRSWVTIDE from the coding sequence ATGACTAAAAATGTTCCTTATCTTACAGGAGGTATATTTTTTTCACTACTTTTACCTGCTAGAAAACCACGGCAAAAAGCAAGAGATAAACTGAAAGGTGGAACCGACAATCTACGTGAAATTGATCTAATGCACGCATTAAATTATGTTTTAACTGGTGATGATACTTCACATATGGGAAACACAATAAAAAAAGCTACAAGTAACTATAAGCAATGTTCAGATTTTAAAAGTGTATACATTGAATTAGATAATTTTCAGAACGTATCAACATTTGCTTCAAACAAAAATAACCTAGAAATTCTTTCTCGAATTTCTAGGTTAATAAATAATTATTTAGGAACAGATAAAAGAAAATGGCTAACTAAAGTACTATTGGAAACCATAATACTAGATATAGAAATATCTGATACAGAGCATTTTGATATTGATATTAATCAAGAGATAGAAAAGAAAAATTTTCCTCAAATTGAGCATGTATGTCTTCCCATATTTCTTTTTAGCATCCTTCTATTTATATTGAAAAATCGAACAGATAATAGCTTAGGTAGACCAACATTCCTAAGTTGGCATTCAAAGTCTAGCCAAGGAATTTGGAAATTTAATAATGACGCCTTAGGAAATAGATTTAATAGTATTCAATTAACTGATTTATCTGAAGATGACATTAATAATATGTTTAATTCATCTTCTTCCCAGATGAATGTAGTAGCGTCAACAAAACCTATTGATGATGAATATATTCAAAATACCTTAGAAGAGAATAAACAGAATACACCACAAGTTACAAATAATTTTTTCAATGCAAGTAATGGTGGGGTGATAAATTTAGAAATTAATAATTTAGAAATTTCAAATAATAAACCTTTAGTTCCTATTGCACAAGCCAGATATAATAAGTATAAAAATACCATAACTATATCTGGAGTGGATATAAGTATACCAATCAGTATTTCTCCAGATGCTAATATAAGTAGTGAAGATGAAAAATATGTACAAGCCCTTTATGAGTTATATTCTGAGATTACTAACATAGATATTACTTCATCAAACATTAATTCTCTTCTACCTAACTTAAAAAACCACTATGAAACACAAAATAAATCTTATTTTGCGTTAGAGCAAAAACAACGCGCTATTAGAGATGTATTTGATGACGGAGAGTATCAGATGGAGATATTGAAAGAAGATGCATTTAGTGGTATCGAAATGACATACCTAAATCATTATACTACTGGATTAGAGAGACTAAATGCCATATTAGAAAAAATTACTACTATTACTTTAGATAATTCAACATTAAAAAATATCATTGGATTGATAGGAAATTTAGAAAAAAGAGGTATCTGTCATGTTTTAGTAAATGATAATGTAATTAGATCGTGGGTGACAATAGATGAATAA
- a CDS encoding RNA polymerase sigma factor produces MVNKNYIGKKTPQNKRTTYKYYVTEKTEKGEWKTKVVCEIKPDGTEETEILIDTLHKMDDAEIYNNIKNKRKILNNKEKAEKNKWEKEHPDKEWDFNYTQSLDAIEEKGIQLDKTSILAVSDNIELDENVEKLKDAMQKLTPKQRELIQKVFYDEIPQVEIARQENVSPSAIHNRLQKIFKAIRKNFE; encoded by the coding sequence GTGGTTAATAAAAATTACATTGGGAAGAAAACCCCACAAAACAAACGCACTACATACAAGTATTATGTAACAGAAAAGACAGAAAAAGGTGAGTGGAAAACAAAAGTTGTATGTGAAATCAAACCAGATGGCACTGAAGAAACAGAGATTTTAATAGATACTCTTCATAAAATGGACGATGCTGAGATTTACAACAATATCAAAAATAAACGCAAGATTTTAAATAATAAAGAGAAAGCAGAAAAGAACAAGTGGGAAAAAGAACATCCAGATAAAGAATGGGACTTTAACTACACACAGTCGTTAGATGCCATAGAAGAAAAAGGCATTCAGTTAGACAAAACATCAATTTTGGCAGTATCAGATAATATAGAGCTTGATGAAAACGTTGAAAAGCTTAAGGATGCAATGCAAAAACTGACACCTAAACAAAGAGAACTGATTCAAAAAGTATTTTATGACGAAATTCCCCAAGTGGAAATCGCAAGACAAGAGAATGTCTCTCCATCTGCGATTCATAATCGCCTACAAAAGATTTTTAAAGCAATACGAAAAAATTTTGAGTAG
- a CDS encoding VRR-NUC domain-containing protein, which produces MLEKRVEQQLVKQVKAKGGLCLKLNSQSMSGIPDRLVLLPPGKIGFVEVKQKGKKPRPLQIRRMKQLMELGFYCSLMDEIEQAGGVIDEICAT; this is translated from the coding sequence ATGCTAGAAAAAAGAGTAGAACAACAATTAGTGAAACAAGTAAAAGCTAAAGGTGGTTTATGTTTAAAGCTAAATAGTCAGAGTATGAGTGGTATTCCAGATAGGTTAGTTTTGTTACCACCAGGGAAAATAGGTTTTGTAGAAGTGAAGCAGAAAGGAAAGAAACCAAGACCACTTCAAATACGAAGAATGAAACAATTGATGGAGTTAGGTTTTTACTGTTCGCTCATGGATGAGATAGAACAAGCTGGAGGTGTAATTGATGAAATATGTGCCACATAG
- a CDS encoding rRNA biogenesis protein rrp5, with translation MSKTKLLLDVVENLRNLADSLQDLHDVMVKPLNVETVGAIEEKNKNSEKTKVSLEEVRGLLAKKSKEGKSAEVRALIQGYGVVKLSEINTSDYEDLFKKAEVL, from the coding sequence ATGAGTAAAACGAAGTTGTTGCTAGACGTAGTGGAGAATTTGCGAAATTTAGCTGATAGTCTTCAAGATCTACATGACGTAATGGTTAAACCACTAAATGTTGAAACAGTAGGTGCTATAGAAGAAAAAAATAAAAATTCAGAAAAAACGAAAGTCTCTCTTGAAGAAGTGCGTGGTTTACTTGCAAAAAAATCTAAGGAAGGAAAGTCTGCGGAAGTAAGGGCATTAATTCAAGGGTATGGTGTGGTTAAGTTATCTGAAATAAATACATCTGACTATGAAGATTTATTTAAGAAAGCAGAGGTGTTGTAG
- a CDS encoding Rha family transcriptional regulator translates to MKELIPKNEFGIFADKHDIARVDSLFVAEAFGKNHKEVLRDIRKMTEVNSGLSEEFAERNFALGSYKDKQNQKRPCYYLTRDGFTMLVMGYTGIKAMKFKELYIKRFNEMEEFISTLQSARYEFPHLTENIKLIHINPKPYHFSNECDLINRVALGQSAKQFRLANGIEKGKSIRPYLTKEQINLVEVLQKVDVGLLVAFSNYEDRKRHLEWYKTKWEEQNNVKIN, encoded by the coding sequence ATGAAAGAGCTAATACCAAAAAACGAATTTGGCATTTTTGCCGACAAGCATGATATTGCACGAGTAGATAGTTTGTTTGTGGCTGAGGCATTTGGGAAAAACCACAAAGAAGTACTGAGGGATATTAGAAAAATGACTGAAGTAAATTCTGGACTAAGTGAAGAATTTGCTGAGCGCAATTTTGCGCTGGGGTCTTATAAAGATAAGCAAAATCAAAAAAGACCTTGTTACTACTTAACTAGAGATGGGTTCACGATGCTTGTGATGGGATACACTGGAATTAAGGCGATGAAGTTTAAAGAGTTGTACATTAAACGATTCAATGAAATGGAAGAGTTTATCTCGACATTACAGTCTGCAAGATATGAATTTCCACATTTAACTGAAAACATTAAACTCATTCATATAAATCCAAAACCATACCACTTCAGTAATGAGTGTGACTTGATTAACAGAGTAGCTTTAGGACAGTCAGCTAAACAATTTAGACTTGCTAACGGAATTGAAAAAGGAAAAAGTATTCGACCTTATTTAACAAAAGAACAGATTAATCTTGTTGAAGTTTTACAAAAAGTGGATGTAGGATTGCTTGTTGCTTTTTCAAATTATGAAGATAGAAAACGACACTTAGAGTGGTACAAAACAAAATGGGAGGAGCAAAACAATGTCAAAATCAATTAA
- a CDS encoding phage/plasmid primase, P4 family encodes MNLTIYSSNDSGNAKNCVYQTLHTVRNAEELKQAVLHDHVCARFKNNYRNKENFISSDCDVFDCDNEHSDNPSDWIYPEDYEFLLDGVSYAVVPSRNNMKDKNGRSVRPRHHVYFPHKSFNSTEECENFKRKVQAKYSFFDANALDAARFIFGHNTDEIVWFEGTKTIDELLFDDVDVFEEMELQLPSIEEGSRNATLSHIAGKLIKRYGNSDTAYQLFLKEAEKCNPPLEQDELRTIWNSAIKFGHKISSQADYIQPEHYNQELQLMPTDYSDVGQATVLAREYKHKLRYSPSTEYLVYNGRFWEESKPLAQAVAQELTERQLDEATIEIEKCLKDLTNTGAMKLIIGIGAKKAKEQFNKLQKRAYEKYENALNYEKYAIKRRDSKYIWSALKEVHPMIQIAPVDLDTNEFLLNTPKGTINLQNGSLQAHNPSNFITKQTSVSVSNENEHIWLETLNTIFVNDQDLIDYVQLIVGLAAIGKVYVEALIISYGEGRNGKSTFWNVISRILGTYAGSISADILTSQIRRNVKPELAEAKGKRLLIAAELEEGMRLNTSNIKQLCSTDEIAAEKKYKDPFKYVPTHTLVLYTNHLPKVGAIDKGTWRRLIVIPFLATIEGSQDINNYADYLYETCGSVILQWVIDGAQKVIKANYHLTLPQIVQESIETYKKNNDWLGYFIEECCEMDKAYTQKSGEFYSEYRAFCARSGEYARSTSDFYTALESIGVERKKTKQGILIYGLRLKSEFLN; translated from the coding sequence ATGAATCTGACGATTTATTCATCTAATGATAGTGGGAATGCGAAAAACTGCGTATACCAAACGTTGCATACAGTACGTAATGCTGAAGAATTAAAACAAGCCGTTTTACATGACCATGTTTGTGCGAGGTTTAAAAACAATTATCGAAATAAGGAAAACTTTATAAGTAGTGATTGTGATGTGTTTGACTGTGATAACGAGCATAGCGACAATCCAAGTGATTGGATTTATCCAGAAGATTATGAGTTTTTACTAGACGGTGTGAGTTACGCAGTAGTTCCAAGTAGAAATAATATGAAAGATAAAAATGGAAGATCAGTACGACCAAGACACCATGTTTATTTTCCACATAAGTCGTTTAATAGTACTGAAGAATGTGAGAACTTCAAACGAAAAGTACAAGCAAAGTATTCTTTCTTTGATGCTAATGCACTAGACGCTGCACGTTTTATCTTTGGACATAATACGGATGAGATTGTTTGGTTTGAAGGGACTAAAACAATTGATGAACTATTGTTTGATGATGTGGATGTGTTTGAAGAAATGGAGTTACAACTACCTAGTATTGAAGAAGGTTCAAGGAATGCTACTCTGAGTCATATCGCAGGAAAACTTATCAAGCGATATGGCAATTCGGATACTGCTTATCAATTGTTCTTAAAAGAGGCAGAAAAGTGTAATCCACCATTAGAACAAGATGAACTGCGTACGATTTGGAACAGTGCAATTAAGTTTGGTCATAAGATAAGCAGTCAAGCAGACTACATTCAACCAGAACACTATAACCAAGAATTACAACTTATGCCCACAGACTACTCGGATGTTGGGCAAGCAACGGTTCTTGCTCGTGAGTACAAACATAAATTACGTTACTCACCTTCAACAGAGTATTTAGTATATAACGGAAGATTTTGGGAAGAGTCTAAACCTTTAGCCCAAGCAGTCGCACAAGAATTAACCGAGCGACAATTAGATGAGGCAACGATTGAAATTGAAAAGTGTTTAAAAGATTTAACGAACACTGGTGCTATGAAACTCATTATAGGAATAGGGGCTAAAAAAGCGAAAGAGCAATTTAATAAACTACAAAAACGTGCATATGAAAAATACGAGAATGCTTTGAATTATGAAAAGTATGCTATCAAAAGACGTGATAGCAAATATATTTGGTCTGCTTTGAAAGAAGTACATCCGATGATACAAATAGCACCTGTAGATTTAGACACAAATGAGTTTCTACTCAATACTCCAAAAGGAACAATTAACTTGCAAAACGGTAGCTTGCAAGCACATAATCCTAGTAATTTTATTACGAAACAGACAAGTGTAAGTGTATCAAACGAAAATGAACATATATGGCTAGAAACACTAAATACTATTTTTGTAAATGACCAAGATTTAATTGATTATGTTCAGCTGATTGTAGGTTTAGCTGCAATTGGCAAAGTATATGTAGAGGCACTCATTATTTCTTATGGCGAAGGACGAAATGGGAAGTCCACCTTTTGGAATGTCATTTCAAGAATATTAGGAACCTACGCTGGTAGTATCTCGGCAGATATTTTAACGAGTCAAATTAGACGAAACGTCAAACCAGAACTAGCTGAGGCAAAGGGTAAACGCCTACTAATTGCCGCTGAATTAGAAGAAGGAATGCGACTAAATACATCTAACATCAAGCAACTGTGTTCAACAGATGAAATTGCAGCGGAGAAAAAATACAAAGACCCATTCAAGTATGTACCAACGCACACCTTAGTCCTTTATACCAATCATCTACCAAAAGTTGGAGCAATCGATAAAGGGACGTGGCGACGTTTGATTGTTATTCCGTTTCTAGCGACTATTGAAGGCAGTCAAGATATTAATAACTATGCTGATTATTTATATGAAACCTGTGGCAGTGTAATACTTCAATGGGTTATTGATGGTGCTCAGAAAGTAATTAAAGCAAACTATCATCTAACCTTACCACAAATCGTGCAAGAATCTATTGAAACCTATAAGAAAAATAACGATTGGTTAGGTTATTTTATTGAAGAGTGTTGTGAAATGGATAAGGCTTATACTCAAAAATCAGGAGAGTTTTATAGTGAGTATCGTGCGTTTTGTGCACGAAGTGGGGAGTATGCACGAAGTACTTCTGATTTTTACACAGCATTGGAATCAATTGGAGTCGAGCGTAAAAAGACTAAACAAGGTATTTTGATTTATGGCTTACGTTTGAAAAGTGAGTTTTTAAACTAA
- a CDS encoding DUF2815 family protein has translation MTNKLNNTKVVTGVNTRFSYFNGWEPVSINGSNPKYSVSVLIPKDDKETITKIEKAIDVAIEQGIAKFGGKKPNKQSIKLPLRDGDIEREDEAYKGHYFINANSTTAPQIVDKNVEPILNREEVYSGCYGRVSLNFYAFNSNGNKGIACGLGNIQKLRDGEPLGGRSNAADDFSTIEDDEFLA, from the coding sequence ATGACAAATAAGTTAAACAATACAAAGGTAGTAACGGGAGTAAACACACGATTTTCATATTTTAACGGTTGGGAGCCGGTGTCTATCAATGGAAGTAATCCAAAGTACAGTGTATCGGTTTTAATTCCAAAGGATGATAAAGAAACAATCACAAAAATTGAAAAAGCGATAGATGTTGCGATTGAACAAGGAATTGCTAAATTTGGAGGTAAAAAACCAAATAAACAATCGATAAAATTACCACTACGTGATGGGGATATTGAACGAGAAGATGAGGCCTATAAAGGACATTATTTCATTAATGCTAATTCAACAACAGCCCCACAAATCGTAGATAAAAATGTAGAACCCATTTTAAACCGTGAAGAAGTGTACAGTGGTTGTTATGGGCGAGTATCGTTAAACTTCTATGCTTTTAACTCTAATGGAAATAAAGGAATCGCCTGTGGTTTAGGGAATATCCAAAAATTACGAGATGGAGAACCATTAGGTGGTAGAAGTAATGCGGCTGATGATTTTAGTACAATAGAAGATGATGAGTTTCTAGCTTAG
- a CDS encoding DUF4406 domain-containing protein, translating into MSKSINRVMKEKGTEFKPLIYICAPFSGNVERNIKNAVKLAELAYQKGCIPLTPHLLFPFMDDDNKKHLKDAMFMDIIFLGKCQELWVLGDTITEGMEKEIQVAMQRRQTIKHFNNDFLEVAYESDDLFI; encoded by the coding sequence ATGTCAAAATCAATTAATCGAGTAATGAAAGAAAAAGGGACGGAGTTTAAACCTTTGATTTATATCTGCGCACCATTTAGTGGGAATGTAGAAAGGAATATTAAAAATGCAGTTAAATTGGCAGAATTAGCTTATCAAAAAGGTTGTATTCCACTAACTCCACACTTACTGTTTCCATTTATGGATGATGACAACAAAAAACATCTAAAAGATGCGATGTTCATGGATATTATCTTTTTAGGTAAATGTCAAGAGTTATGGGTGTTAGGAGATACCATTACAGAAGGTATGGAAAAAGAAATTCAAGTCGCAATGCAAAGACGTCAAACAATTAAACATTTTAATAATGATTTTTTGGAGGTAGCGTATGAATCTGACGATTTATTCATCTAA
- a CDS encoding AAA family ATPase: protein MSFYIKEIRATGKLRKDAIIEFSPNINFIIGPSNTGKSCIADSIDYCLGSKNLPFSKTHGYDNVQLTLIHPEGKIIISRNFNTNKVHITSTIPTINDGDYYLNASKRSDKKMYLSDLLLYLIGINTPVNVIKNKDFVRNSLTWRTISDINYISQTNISNKESILLSMDNTSKTAFLSSLIYLLSSKDFSSYDANVTKEIQEAKNTALNDYVALKVNSLVQQKNILVKNLSEFENLDINKEMTTLIKELEISETIINQYNTQANTILEDISKVQNELIENDVLKDRYNNLREQYISDIKRLSLIVEGSTLLDAHSNGGLCPFCDSEIKIEGNHSYIESAKAELSHILEHSHSLELTTLDLGNEIESQKETLKNLNNEYLKIKSHIKRTLQPQVDSIKNTLSLYTKYSNLKENLKSIDDYISSYEKDLKDFGKETTDKKNEYHPKEHFSSNFYDSLGDIIKSLLSSCNYPDVSTVEFNRKDFDVRINGLKKHQNNGNGYRSFVNSIVALSLKEYMNEYADHNIDYLIIDSPTLGLDEEIYQDQSDLMKIGLFNYLTQSYKSGQLIIVENAEHFKDMDTQNANIIEFSNFGRQGFLYLEQEEIDVTN, encoded by the coding sequence GTGTCGTTTTATATAAAAGAAATACGAGCTACAGGAAAATTAAGAAAAGATGCTATTATTGAGTTTTCTCCAAATATAAATTTCATTATTGGACCATCTAATACGGGTAAAAGTTGCATTGCCGATTCTATTGACTATTGTCTAGGTAGTAAAAATCTCCCTTTTTCTAAAACTCATGGTTATGATAATGTTCAACTCACTCTTATTCACCCAGAAGGTAAAATTATCATTTCCAGAAATTTTAATACAAATAAAGTACATATTACTTCAACAATCCCAACTATTAACGATGGAGATTATTATCTAAACGCTAGTAAACGTAGCGACAAAAAGATGTATCTATCCGATTTATTATTGTACTTAATAGGTATAAATACTCCTGTTAATGTTATAAAAAATAAAGATTTTGTGCGAAATTCTCTTACATGGAGAACTATTTCTGATATTAATTATATTTCTCAAACAAACATTAGTAATAAAGAGTCTATACTTCTCTCTATGGATAATACTAGCAAGACTGCGTTTTTGTCTTCCTTAATTTATCTATTATCATCAAAAGATTTTTCTAGTTATGACGCTAATGTAACAAAAGAAATACAAGAAGCAAAAAATACTGCCCTTAACGATTATGTAGCTCTTAAAGTAAATAGTTTAGTTCAACAAAAAAATATATTGGTAAAAAACTTATCAGAGTTCGAAAACTTAGATATAAATAAAGAGATGACAACTTTAATTAAGGAACTCGAAATATCTGAAACAATCATCAATCAATATAATACACAAGCTAATACTATTTTAGAAGATATTTCTAAAGTACAGAATGAATTAATTGAAAATGACGTACTCAAAGATAGATATAATAATTTGAGAGAACAATATATTTCAGATATCAAGCGTCTTTCTTTAATTGTAGAAGGAAGCACATTACTGGATGCTCATTCTAATGGTGGACTGTGTCCATTCTGTGATTCTGAAATTAAAATAGAAGGTAATCACTCATATATTGAATCTGCAAAGGCTGAACTTAGTCATATTTTAGAACACTCTCATTCTCTAGAATTAACTACGCTTGATTTAGGTAATGAAATTGAATCTCAAAAAGAAACTTTAAAAAACTTAAATAACGAGTACTTGAAAATAAAAAGTCATATCAAACGCACTTTACAACCACAAGTGGATAGTATAAAAAATACACTCTCTTTATACACAAAATATAGTAATCTCAAAGAAAATCTGAAATCTATTGATGATTACATTTCTTCATATGAGAAAGATTTAAAAGATTTTGGAAAAGAAACTACTGATAAAAAAAATGAGTACCATCCTAAAGAGCATTTCTCAAGTAATTTTTACGATAGTCTAGGAGATATAATTAAAAGTCTTTTATCAAGTTGTAATTATCCCGATGTTTCAACTGTTGAATTTAATAGAAAAGACTTTGATGTACGTATTAATGGATTGAAAAAACATCAAAACAATGGGAATGGTTATAGATCTTTTGTAAATAGTATAGTAGCTTTATCATTGAAAGAATATATGAATGAATATGCTGACCATAATATCGACTATTTAATTATAGATAGTCCTACTCTAGGTCTAGATGAAGAAATATACCAAGATCAAAGTGATTTAATGAAAATAGGTTTATTCAATTACTTAACCCAATCGTATAAATCTGGACAGTTAATAATTGTAGAAAATGCCGAACATTTCAA